The following are encoded together in the Dyella terrae genome:
- a CDS encoding TetR/AcrR family transcriptional regulator, whose translation MSKPRRAIRTDGEATRQRILEAAGELFAAEGYAEATSKAIAARAEVDLASINYHFGNRNGLYQAVLAEAHRQLISLVDLRALAGSDLPASDKLRKVFERLVERSKEESGWNIRVLARELLAPSSHLKVLLQTEVLPKIAVVKQILSDISGIPPEDPALIRCLISIAAPCGMLLVAGRGAPGPLGDVLQMPGPALVNHLHTFAMAGLEAISRDYGKSTDLPSPKPKAARVKR comes from the coding sequence ATGAGCAAGCCCCGACGCGCCATCCGCACGGATGGTGAAGCCACACGCCAACGCATACTGGAAGCCGCCGGCGAGCTGTTCGCGGCCGAGGGCTATGCCGAAGCCACCAGCAAAGCCATCGCCGCCCGGGCGGAGGTGGACCTGGCGTCGATCAACTATCACTTTGGCAACCGGAACGGCCTGTATCAGGCTGTGCTCGCCGAAGCCCACCGGCAATTGATCAGCCTGGTGGACCTGCGCGCGCTGGCCGGCAGCGATCTGCCCGCCAGCGACAAATTGCGGAAGGTGTTCGAGCGCCTGGTCGAACGCTCTAAAGAGGAAAGCGGCTGGAATATCCGGGTGCTTGCACGCGAGCTACTGGCGCCGTCGTCCCACCTCAAGGTGCTGCTGCAGACGGAAGTGCTACCCAAGATCGCGGTGGTCAAGCAGATCCTGAGCGATATCTCGGGTATTCCTCCTGAGGATCCGGCACTTATCCGCTGCCTGATCAGCATCGCCGCTCCTTGCGGCATGTTATTGGTGGCCGGACGTGGCGCGCCCGGTCCGCTCGGCGACGTGTTGCAGATGCCAGGACCGGCGCTGGTCAATCACCTTCATACGTTTGCCATGGCGGGACTGGAGGCGATCAGCCGCGACTACGGCAAAAGCACAGACCTACCCTCGCCGAAGCCAAAGGCTGCGCGCGTAAAGCGGTGA